Part of the Natrialbaceae archaeon AArc-T1-2 genome, TCGCGGGCGTCCTCGACGACCTCGATTGAGAGTTCCGGGACCGCCTCGCGAGCCTCGCTGTATCGCTCGGCGTCTGCCGTCGCCAGACAGCGGTCCCGAACCCGAACGTCGCCGGGCGTCTCGAGCGGCTCGACGTCCTCGAGTGCGGTGAGAGTCTCCTCGTCGGGGTCGCGCTCGATCGCCTCGCGGGCGAACGACCGCACCTCCTCGATGCGCGATCGACTGGAACTCGGGTACAGCGTCTCGAGCCGGCAGGCCCCGTAGTGGGTGACGGTCCGCGCTTTGAGCAACGCGAGCAGCTCGCGGTAGATCTCTCGCGCCCGGTCGGTCGCGAGAAAGCCGCCGGGGTCGTCGTGTTCGTGGCGGATCGCCCCGCGGGCGATGCGTGCCGCACGTCCCTGCGTGATTCCCGGAGCCTGTGCGATCTCGGCGACGTCGCCCGCCCGAAGCGCCCGCTCGGGATCGTCCAGGTCGGCGAGTGCCCGTGCCGTCTTCTTTCCGACCCCCGGGATCGACTCGAGGTCCATCGGACGGCGTATCCCACCGAGGCGAGAAAAATCCCCCGCCCGTTTTTTCGTCCTCGAGCGGTAGTCGTAGGCATGGTCGACGCACGCGAGTACCACCAACGGACGAAACACGCCCCGCGGAACGTTCGCGGCGGCGGCCGACTCGACTTCGAGAACAAGCCGACGCCGTACAAGCAGTACGCCGAGCTGTCCCGAGAGGAGCTTCCCGACGACCCGTCCGGTCCCACGACGCCCGCACTCGAGGCGATAACCGTCGACGGACCGACGCCGCCGGGGCGTGACCTCTTCGGCGACCTCGAGGCCGACGAACTCGACCGCGAGACGCTCGGAGAGCTCTGTCACTACGCCGCGGGGATCACGAAAGAGATCGAACTCGAGAACCGAACCGTCGAGTTCCGGGCTGCGTCGTGTACCGGGGCGTTGTATCACGTCGACCTCTACCCCGTCTGTGGCGACCTCGAGGATCTCGAAGCCGGCGTCTACCACTACGATCCGCGAACCGAGTCACTCGACGTCCTCCGGCGGGGCGACTACCGCGGCGTGCTCGCGGCCGCAAGCGAGGACGACCGCGTCGCCGACGCGCCGGTTACGTTCGTGGCGACCTCGACGTGGTGGCGCAACGCCTGGAAGTACGGCGAACGGACGTTTCGTCACGCCTTCTGGGACTCCGGGACGATCCTCGCCAACCTGCTCGCGGTCGCTCACTCCCGGGGGCTCCCCGCGTCGGTCACGCTCGGTTTCGCCGACGATCCCGTCGGTTCCCTTCTCGGGCTCGATCCGAGCGACGAAGCTCCGCTCGAACTCGTCCCGGTCGGCGTTGCCGAGTCAGCTCCGGCCGAGCCGGATGTCGACCCTATCGATCCGGAGACGGACCCGCTCTCGCCGGACCCGAAGACGTACTCGCTCATCGAACGGGCCTGGCGGGCCGGCACCCTCGCCGACGGCGACCGTGCCGAGGAGTGGCGACGTACGGCCAGGGACGCGGCCCCCGTCGGCACTCGGAATCCGGGCGACGGCGACACCGTCTCCCTCGAACCCGTCTCCCGCGAGACCGCCTCGAGTCGGCCGCTCGCGAACACGATCGTCAGGCGAGGCTCCTGTCGGGAGTACGACCGGGAACCGATCTCGTTTCGCAAGCTCTCGACGATCCTCGACCGGGCGATCCGTGCCGCCCCGCTCGACGTCCGCGACGAGGACGCCCCGGCGCTGTCGTTCGTCGAGCCCTTTCTCGTGGTCAACGGCGTCGACGGACTCGAGGCAGGAACCTACCACTACCACCCGGACGAGGCCCAGCTCGAGCGGCTCCGTCGGGGCGAGTGTCGCCAGGAGGCAGGTCACCTCGCGCTCGATCAGCGCCTCGGTGCCGACGCCGCCGTCTGTCTGTACTTCCTGACGGACCTCGAGGCGGTCACTGACGCGCTCGGCGACCGTGGCTACCGGCTGGCCCAGCTCGAGGCGTCGCTCGCGGCGGGTCGGCTCTATCTCGCGACCTACGCCCACCGGGCGCTCGGCGGCACCGGGTTGACGTTCTACGACGACGTCGTCACGGACTTCTTCGAACCTCGGGCCGACGGCGCGACGCCGACGTTTCTGTACACGATCGGCCGGCCGGCGAAGTGACGGCCGGGAAACGCTCATGAGCTAGCACTGCGTACGTATTGGTATGGTATGACGACACATGAATGCACCCGGTGTGGGGCCGAGTTCGGCCCCACGTCCACGCACACGGAGATCGTCCGCCGGGACTTCCTCGGCGACCTCAACCCGCCGACGGTCGAACGCCTCTGTGAGACGTGTCGCCACACGTACCTCGAGGAGTTTCTCGAGTCCTAGGACTGCTCGCGAAACTCGAACCGAGCGCCGCCGTCTTCGCTCTCGGTGACGTCGAGGTCCCACTCGTGGGCGTCGGCGATCCGGGAAACGATCGCGAGGCCGAAGCCAGTCCCCTCCTCGGCGGTCGTATACCCTCGCTCGAGCACCCGGTCGCGTTCGTCCTCGGGGATGCCGGGGCCGTCGTCGGCGACGAAGAAGCCGTCGTCGAACGCGAGCGGGCCAGCACGGACGGTGACCGACGGATCGCCAACTGGCTCGCCGTTCGTAGAGCCGTGCGCTACGCTGTCGTCGGCCTGTGGCCGACTGCTCGTGGAACCGTGTTCCACGCTGTCGTCGGTCTGTGACCGACTGCTCGTAGAGCCGTGCTCTACGCTGTTTCGAAACAGATTCGACAGCAACCCCCGCAACCGTTCGGGATCTGCCTCGACGCGACCGTCCTCGACGACTAACTCGGCGTCTCGGTCGCCGACCTCTCGCCAGGCCTCCCGTGAGACCGACTCGAGTGAGGTCTCCTCGGCCTCGAGAACGAGCCGACCCTGCTCGGCCATCGACAGCAGGTCGTCGATCAATCGACGCATGTACTCGGCGATCTCTTCGAGTTCACCGACGTCGGATCGGATCGCGGGTGCGATCGACGCGAGTGGGGTGTCCGGGTCGGCGTCGAGGTGGCTTCGGAGCCGCTCGAGCTGGGCCTCGAGCAGGGTCAGCGGATTTCGCAGGTCGTGTGCGACCATGCGACCGTACTCGCCGAGTCGTTCGTTCTGTCGCTCGAGTTCCCGCTCGTAGTTTTTCAGTTCCGTGATGTCCTGGTTGATTCCGACGAATCCGACCGGGTCGTCGTCGCTGTCGTCGGTGATGGGCGCGATCGTCTGATCGACGACGTACCGGGTGCCGTCTGCACGCTCGTTGGCGATCTCGCCGCGCCAGACGTCGCCGTCGAGGATCGTCTCCCAGAGGTCTTCGTAGAACGACTCGTCGTGTTCGCCGGAGTTCAATATTGCTGGGGTCCGTCCGACCGCCTCCGAGACCGCGTAGCCGCTCATCTCCTCGAAGGCCTCGTTGACGTACTCGATCCGTCCGTCCCGGTCGGTAATGATGACGCCGTGGCCGGCGTGTTCGACGGCGCTGCGGAACCGCCGCAACTCCCGCTCGCGGCGTTTCCGGTCGGTGATGTCGCGGACGGTGCCGACCTGGTACGGGTCGTCGTCGACCGTGATGTGTGAGGTGACGGCCTCGACGGGGAGCTCCTCGGCGGTGTCGAGCCGACGCAAGCGCGTCTCCTGGACGCGGGTCTCGCCCTCCTCGAAGGAGCCCCAGTAGCGATCGAACTCGTTGCGATCGAGCGCCGGCGTTACGTCGGCGACGTGACGGTCGCGGAGCTCGTCGACGCTCGTCCCGAGCAGTTCGGCGAACCGGTCGTTGACGTATCCGAACGCCCCGTCTGTTCCGTAGGTGCCGATACCGATGCCGACCTGGTCGACGGCTCGCTTGAGAAAGGCCAGATCCCGTTCGCGACGTTTCCGGTCGGTGATGTCCTGGTTGATTCCGACGAAGCCGACGGTCTCGCCACGGTCGTCCTCGATCGGTGCGACGGTCTGGTTGATGACGTACCGCGTCCCGTCCCTGCGCTCGTTTATCACCTCACCTCGCCAGACCTCGCCGGCACGGATCGTCTTCCAGAGGTCCTCGTAGAACGAGTCGTCGTGTTCGCCGGACTGGAGTATCGACGGCGTCCGTCCGATCGCTTCCTCGCGCTCGTACCCCGTTACCGACTCGAACGCCGGATTGACGTACTCGATCTCTCCGTCGTCGTCGGTGATGAGTACGACGTGACCGGCGTGTTCGACCGCGTTGTGAAACCGTCTGCAGTCGACTTTCAGACGTATGGCGGATATCGCGTGGGCGATCTCGGGTCCGAGCTCCGACAGAAACGGTGGTCCGATGCCACGCCGTGCGGTCGTCACCGCCGCAACGAGGACGTGACGGCGCTCGCCTACTGCGGTCGAGTGAACCGTCAGTCGGTCGTCCGCCTCGAGGTCGATTCCGGCGGGGACGCGTCGCACGTCGTCGCCGGCCTCGACGGTCACCGGACGATCCGTTCGGATCGCATCGACGAGGACGTCGCAGGTCGCGTCGTGACAGGCTTCGAGCACCGAGCCGTCGTCGGTCGTCTCCGTTCCGCCAGTCGTCAACATCTCGAGCGTTCCCGTCGTCTCGTCGTAGGTCGCGACCTCGATTCGGGCGACGGGATCGTACTCGAGCAGCGCCTCCCGAACCGTCGTCACCACCCCGTTTCCGTCGTTGTCGGCGGCGATCGGACCCGGATCGATCGTCGACGGCAGCGTGTGGCGGGTGAGTCGCCGGCTGATCCGCCGACGGGCCTCGAGGGCTGTCGCCGTCGTCTGAGCCCGGTACCGAACGGCGGCGTTTACGATCCGGGCGGCGAGAATCTCGCGTCCGCCACCTCCCGTTCGAACGCAGTCGGCTCCCTCGACGGCGAGTAGCTCCCGAACGAACGACTCGTCGGTGTCGGCGTCGGTGTAACAGACGACCGGCAGGCGTGACGCCCGGTTCCGAACCGACTCGAGCAGCGACAGGACCGTCTCCGCCGCCATCGTCGGCCCGAAGACGAGACAGTCGACGCTGCCGGCTTCGACGGCCTCGATGGCGGCTCCCGCGTCCGTCTCGACCGTCACCGAGAGACGGCCGCGCCGTCGTTCGAGCCACGTCGCCGTCTGCGCCGCGGTGTCGCCGCCGTCGTCGGTGTCGAGGTAGCAGACGGGTATCGGTCCGTCCTCGAGCGGACCGTCCGACGCCGACGCCGTACTCGGAGCTATTCCACCCCCGAGGCGTCCGTCATCCTGATCCATCTTCTACACCATAGCCTACCGACGCTATTACGTTCTTTGGCCGCAATGAGGACGGAAATCAAAACACTCTCGCGACGCGATACGCCGTCGGTTGGGCCCACCGTTAAGGCGGCTGGGCTGGTACCGTTTCTCGGACCCGGCATGTACGAGGCGATCCTCGTCGCGATCGATCGGAGCGAGACGGCACGTGTCGTCCTCGAGAGCGCGATCGAGCTGGCCGACGGCCTCGAGGTGACGGTACACGTCCTCACCGTCGTCGAGCCATCTGGAAGCCCCAGACGGTTCGGCGTCGCGGAGGTCGACGCACTCAACCGTGCGGCCGAGCGTCTCGTCGACGACGTCGTCGACGCCTACGACGCTCGTCCCGATCGGGACGTCGACCTCTCCGTCGAACTTCGCCGCGGCCGACCGACCGAGGTGATCGTCGCGTACGCCGACGAGATCGACGCCGACTTGCTCTGTGTCGGTCGAAGGTCTCGAGGACGTCCGGCCAGCGTAGGAAACACGACCGATCACCTCGTACGGTCGTCGCCCGTCCCGGTCGTCGTCGTTCCGGATCCGAACGCCGACTGATACGGACCGCCACAATACATTTCCCCCCGGCCTGCGTCCGGCCGACCGTGACACACTACCTGGTTCCGACCGACGGCTCCGAACAGGCGACCGAAGCGCTCCGTCACGTCCTCGAGCGGGACGCAGACCCCGAAGTGACGGTCCTCTACGTGGTCGAACTCGGCCGCACCGGACCGGAAGAGTTCACGCCGAAGTGGGTCGACGCCGAGCTCCAACACGACGCCGAGAAGCGAGCCGAGGAGACGCTCGAGGACGCACAGTCACTCGCCGCGGAGTACGACCTCGAGATCGAGACGGCGACCGCCATGGGAAAGCCGGCGCGGTCGATCGTCGAGTACGCCGAGAAAGCGGACGTCGACCACGTCGTGATGGGAAGTCACGGCCGTGACGGCCTGTCCCGGGTCCTGTTAGGAAGCGTGGCCGAGACCGTCGTTCGTCGGGCATCCGTCCCGGTGACAGTCGTCCGGTGACGGGAGCAGGCGTGCGTTCTCGAGGCAATCTCGCAACCGACAACGCTTCATTGCTGCAGTCGTTGCCTGCGTCTAGATGAGCACGGAGCACATCGAGGTGCGAGGTGCACAGGAACACAACCTGAAGGACCTCGACGTCTCGATTCCTCGCGAGGAGCTCACCGTCGTCACCGGGCTCTCGGGCTCGGGGAAGTCCTCGCTCGCGTTCGAGACCGTCTACGCCGAGGGCCAGCGTCGGTACATCGAGAGTCTCTCGGCGTACGCCCGGAACTTCCTGGGCCAGATGGACAAACCCCAGGTCGAGACCGTCGAGGGGCTCTCGCCGGCGATCTCGATCGACCAGAAAAACGCCGCCAACAATCCTCGCTCGACGGTCGGGACGGTGACGGAGCTACACGACTACCTCCGGCTGCTGTACGCCCGCGTCGGGACGCCACACTGTCCGGAGTGCGGTCGCGAGGTCGGCGAGCAGTCGGCCCAGAACATGGTCGAACGGCTGTTCGAGCTCCCCGAGGGAACGAAAGCGAAACTCGCGGCCCCCGTCGTCCGCGACCAGAAGGGAGCGTTCGAGGACCTGTTCGAAGAACTCGTCTCGGAGGGATACGCCCGCGTCGAGGTCGACGACGAGGCCTACGACCTGACGGTCGACGACCCCGAGTTAGACGAGAACTACGACCACACCGTCGACGTGATCGTCGACCGCGTGAAGATCAGTGCCGCGGACCGGCCCCGCATCGTCGACAGCGTCGAGACCGCCCTCGCGGAGGGAGAGGGCATCCTGAAGGTGATCCTGCCGGATCCGCCCGCGGAGGCCGCAGACGACCTCGGCGAGGAGGCCCGGTCGACGGGCGCACTCGGCGACGAGAGCGAGAGCGACGACGACCGCCTCGTCGTCGAGTTCTCGAAGGACCTCGCGTGTACCCACTGTGGCATCGACGTCCCCGAAGTCGAGACTCGCTCGTTTTCCTTTAACTCGCCCCACGGTGCCTGTCCCGAGTGCGAGGGACTCGGCGAGACCAAGGAGGTCGACGAGGGTCTCGTGATCCAGGACGAATCAAAGCCCCTGAAGGAGGTCTTCGAACCCTGGAGCTACAACCGGTCGTACTACCGGACCCGGCTGGACGCCGTCGCTGCCCACTTCGACGTCTCCCTCGAGACGCCCTTCTCGGCGGTCGATCCGGAGATCCGGGAGGCGTTTCTCTACGGCACCGACGAGGAGGTGGTGTTCAAACGGCAGACGAAAAACGGCACCCGCCGGAAGAAAAAGCGCTTCGAGGGGATCATCCCCAATTTGGAGCGGCGCTACCTCGAGACGGATTCGGACTCCACCCGCGAGCACATCGAGGACTACATGTCGGTGACGGAGTGTCCAGCCTGTGAGGGCACGCGGCTGAAACCTGCCTCTCGCGCGGTGCTTATCGACGACGTCTCGATCACCGCGGTCAACGCGATGAGCATCGGCGACGCCCTGGAACACTTCGAGTCGATGGAGGCCGACCTGACCGAACGCGAGAAGGTCATCGCCGAGGAGATTCTCAAAGAGATCCGCGCCCGGCTGGGGTTCATGTGCGAGGTCGGCCTCGAGTATCTCACCCTCGATCGGGAGGCGTCGACGCTCTCCGGTGGTGAGAGCCAGCGCATTCGCCTCGCCACGCAGATCGGTTCCGGGCTCGTCGGCGTGCTGTACGTCCTCGACGAGCCCTCGATCGGGCTCCACCAGCGGGACAACGACCGGCTGCTCGACACCTTGGAGGAACTGCGCGACCTCGGCAACACCCTGATCGTGGTCGAACACGACGAGGAAACGATGCGTCGCGCGGACAACGTCATCGACATGGGTCCCGGCCCCGGCAAACGCGGCGGCGAGGTCGTCGTCAACGGTCCCGTCGAGGAGCTCAAGGCCTGTGAGGAGTCGATCACCGGCGAGTACCTCTCCGGGCGAAAACAGATCCCGGTGCCCGACGACCGGCGAGACCCCGACGGCGCACTGACGGTGCTCGGTGCCCGCCAGCACAACCTCGACGATCTGGACGTCGACCTCCCGCTCGGCTGTTTCACGGCGATCACCGGCGTCTCGGGCTCGGGCAAGTCCACCCTGATGCACGAGGTGCTGTACAAGGGACTCGCTCGCGAGATGAACGACAACACCTCGGTTATTCCAGGCGACCACGACGCGATCGAGGGCATCGAGGAGATCGAGACGGTGCGGCTGATCGACCAGTCGCCGATCGGCCGGACCCCCCGTTCGAATCCCGCGACCTACACCGGCGTCTTCGACTACATCCGGGAGCTGTTCGCCGAGACCAAGCTCTCGAAACAGCGGGGCTACGAGAAGGGGCGGTTCTCGTTCAACGTCTCGGACGGCCGCTGTGAGGAGTGTGGTGGCCAGGGGACGGTGAAGATCGACATGAACTTCCTCTCCGACGTCTACGTCCCCTGCGAGGAGTGTGACGGCACCCGCTACAACGACGCCACGCTCGACGTCACCTACAAGGACAAGACGATCGCCGACGTGCTCGAGATGTCCGTCGAGGAGGCTTACGACTTCTTCGAGTCCTCGAGTCGCATCCGCCGGCGGCTCCAGCTACTCAAAGACGTCGGGCTGGATTACATGAAACTCGGCCAGCCATCGACGACGCTGTCGGGTGGGGAGGCCCAGCGGATCAAACTCGCCGAAGAACTGGGGAAGAAAGACACCGGCGACACGCTGTACCTGCTCGACGAGCCCACGACCGGCCTCCACAGCGAGGACGAGCGCAAACTCATCGACGTCCTCCACCGGCTGGTCGACGACGGCAACACCGTCGTCGTCATCGAACACGAACTCGATCTCGTGAAAAACGCCGACCACGTCGTCGACCTCGGCCCCGAGGGCGGCGAACACGGTGGCGACGTGGTGGCGACGGGCACCCCCGAGGAGATCGCCCGCCTCGAGGACTCGCATACGGGTCGGTACCTCCGGGACCTGCTTCCGGACGTCGACCTCGAGGGCCCGCGTGGCGAACGCGTCGAACCTGTGACAGCACCGACCGACGACGACTGACGATCTAAGCCACGTCCTCGAGGACGCGGTGGGCGTAGAACGCGACCGAAAAGTCCTGCGGGCTCGGCAGGGCACAGCCGAGCCAGCCGACGACGGCCGCCGTCGCGACGGGATCGTCCGCCCCCGGAAGGTGGCCGCCGACGCCGAGTGCGAGCACCGGCACGGCGAGTGCAAGCGGCATCAGCGCCGCGATCCGGAGCACCCACGGCGACTCGTGGCCGGTCGGCCGCGGTTCGACCCGCGCCCACGGCGTGCTCGCGAGCGCGGCGACGACGCCGTCGGATCGGTCGGGAACGTACTCGAGCGTGTACTCGACGCCGGCGAGTTCGAGGACGAACGCGTGGGCGTGTTCGTGTACGATCAATCCGACCACGACGGCGAACGCGAGAACGGGGGCAGCGACGATCAGGTCCGATCCGATCATTCGTCCGCCGGATTCGTCGACCCGGCTATCAATCCGTCGGTTCCGTTCCGAACGCGGACGGCTCACAGCCAACAGTTAAATATAGGGAAGTGCTACCGCAGCCCATGCCATTCACCGAGGATCTCGAGTTCGGTCACGAGGACCGAAAGCGAATCTACGAGTACGTCGAACGACACGGGGCGGTCGAGCCCGATGAGATTCGGAAACAGTTGAATCTCGATCCGGGCGGGGCGCGCCATCACATCGCGATCCTCAAACGGGACGGTCGCCTCGAAAACCGGAACGGAACCCTCCAGGTCACGATCGACGCTGGAGCCGAAGAGGAGTACAGAAAAGAGGACCTCGAGTTTCACATCCGACCGGCCAGACAGGACGACCTCTCGGGCATCGTCGGTGCCATTCGACAGGTCGCCAGAGAGCGGACGTACATCGTCGCCGAGAGCGTCGCCGACGAGATCGACCACGAGGACGCACTGTTGCGGTACAACGAGGTCGAATCGCGGATGTTCTTCGTCGCGACGGTCAGCGACGAGGTCGTCGGCTGGGTTCACCTCCACAGTCCCGAACTCGACAAACTAAGCCACACTGCCGAGCTCACCGTCGGCGTCTTAGAGGAGTATCGCGGCCACGGCATCGGCTCACACCTGCTCTCGCGCGGGCTCGAGTGGGCCAGCTCGAACGGCTACGAGAAAGTGTACAACAGCGTTCCCTCGACGAACAAGGAGGCGATCGCCTTCCTCGAGTCACATGGCTGG contains:
- a CDS encoding SagB/ThcOx family dehydrogenase; this translates as MVDAREYHQRTKHAPRNVRGGGRLDFENKPTPYKQYAELSREELPDDPSGPTTPALEAITVDGPTPPGRDLFGDLEADELDRETLGELCHYAAGITKEIELENRTVEFRAASCTGALYHVDLYPVCGDLEDLEAGVYHYDPRTESLDVLRRGDYRGVLAAASEDDRVADAPVTFVATSTWWRNAWKYGERTFRHAFWDSGTILANLLAVAHSRGLPASVTLGFADDPVGSLLGLDPSDEAPLELVPVGVAESAPAEPDVDPIDPETDPLSPDPKTYSLIERAWRAGTLADGDRAEEWRRTARDAAPVGTRNPGDGDTVSLEPVSRETASSRPLANTIVRRGSCREYDREPISFRKLSTILDRAIRAAPLDVRDEDAPALSFVEPFLVVNGVDGLEAGTYHYHPDEAQLERLRRGECRQEAGHLALDQRLGADAAVCLYFLTDLEAVTDALGDRGYRLAQLEASLAAGRLYLATYAHRALGGTGLTFYDDVVTDFFEPRADGATPTFLYTIGRPAK
- a CDS encoding PAS domain-containing sensor histidine kinase, with the translated sequence MDQDDGRLGGGIAPSTASASDGPLEDGPIPVCYLDTDDGGDTAAQTATWLERRRGRLSVTVETDAGAAIEAVEAGSVDCLVFGPTMAAETVLSLLESVRNRASRLPVVCYTDADTDESFVRELLAVEGADCVRTGGGGREILAARIVNAAVRYRAQTTATALEARRRISRRLTRHTLPSTIDPGPIAADNDGNGVVTTVREALLEYDPVARIEVATYDETTGTLEMLTTGGTETTDDGSVLEACHDATCDVLVDAIRTDRPVTVEAGDDVRRVPAGIDLEADDRLTVHSTAVGERRHVLVAAVTTARRGIGPPFLSELGPEIAHAISAIRLKVDCRRFHNAVEHAGHVVLITDDDGEIEYVNPAFESVTGYEREEAIGRTPSILQSGEHDDSFYEDLWKTIRAGEVWRGEVINERRDGTRYVINQTVAPIEDDRGETVGFVGINQDITDRKRRERDLAFLKRAVDQVGIGIGTYGTDGAFGYVNDRFAELLGTSVDELRDRHVADVTPALDRNEFDRYWGSFEEGETRVQETRLRRLDTAEELPVEAVTSHITVDDDPYQVGTVRDITDRKRRERELRRFRSAVEHAGHGVIITDRDGRIEYVNEAFEEMSGYAVSEAVGRTPAILNSGEHDESFYEDLWETILDGDVWRGEIANERADGTRYVVDQTIAPITDDSDDDPVGFVGINQDITELKNYERELERQNERLGEYGRMVAHDLRNPLTLLEAQLERLRSHLDADPDTPLASIAPAIRSDVGELEEIAEYMRRLIDDLLSMAEQGRLVLEAEETSLESVSREAWREVGDRDAELVVEDGRVEADPERLRGLLSNLFRNSVEHGSTSSRSQTDDSVEHGSTSSRPQADDSVAHGSTNGEPVGDPSVTVRAGPLAFDDGFFVADDGPGIPEDERDRVLERGYTTAEEGTGFGLAIVSRIADAHEWDLDVTESEDGGARFEFREQS
- a CDS encoding universal stress protein is translated as MYEAILVAIDRSETARVVLESAIELADGLEVTVHVLTVVEPSGSPRRFGVAEVDALNRAAERLVDDVVDAYDARPDRDVDLSVELRRGRPTEVIVAYADEIDADLLCVGRRSRGRPASVGNTTDHLVRSSPVPVVVVPDPNAD
- a CDS encoding universal stress protein, with amino-acid sequence MTHYLVPTDGSEQATEALRHVLERDADPEVTVLYVVELGRTGPEEFTPKWVDAELQHDAEKRAEETLEDAQSLAAEYDLEIETATAMGKPARSIVEYAEKADVDHVVMGSHGRDGLSRVLLGSVAETVVRRASVPVTVVR
- the uvrA gene encoding excinuclease ABC subunit UvrA — protein: MSTEHIEVRGAQEHNLKDLDVSIPREELTVVTGLSGSGKSSLAFETVYAEGQRRYIESLSAYARNFLGQMDKPQVETVEGLSPAISIDQKNAANNPRSTVGTVTELHDYLRLLYARVGTPHCPECGREVGEQSAQNMVERLFELPEGTKAKLAAPVVRDQKGAFEDLFEELVSEGYARVEVDDEAYDLTVDDPELDENYDHTVDVIVDRVKISAADRPRIVDSVETALAEGEGILKVILPDPPAEAADDLGEEARSTGALGDESESDDDRLVVEFSKDLACTHCGIDVPEVETRSFSFNSPHGACPECEGLGETKEVDEGLVIQDESKPLKEVFEPWSYNRSYYRTRLDAVAAHFDVSLETPFSAVDPEIREAFLYGTDEEVVFKRQTKNGTRRKKKRFEGIIPNLERRYLETDSDSTREHIEDYMSVTECPACEGTRLKPASRAVLIDDVSITAVNAMSIGDALEHFESMEADLTEREKVIAEEILKEIRARLGFMCEVGLEYLTLDREASTLSGGESQRIRLATQIGSGLVGVLYVLDEPSIGLHQRDNDRLLDTLEELRDLGNTLIVVEHDEETMRRADNVIDMGPGPGKRGGEVVVNGPVEELKACEESITGEYLSGRKQIPVPDDRRDPDGALTVLGARQHNLDDLDVDLPLGCFTAITGVSGSGKSTLMHEVLYKGLAREMNDNTSVIPGDHDAIEGIEEIETVRLIDQSPIGRTPRSNPATYTGVFDYIRELFAETKLSKQRGYEKGRFSFNVSDGRCEECGGQGTVKIDMNFLSDVYVPCEECDGTRYNDATLDVTYKDKTIADVLEMSVEEAYDFFESSSRIRRRLQLLKDVGLDYMKLGQPSTTLSGGEAQRIKLAEELGKKDTGDTLYLLDEPTTGLHSEDERKLIDVLHRLVDDGNTVVVIEHELDLVKNADHVVDLGPEGGEHGGDVVATGTPEEIARLEDSHTGRYLRDLLPDVDLEGPRGERVEPVTAPTDDD
- a CDS encoding bifunctional helix-turn-helix transcriptional regulator/GNAT family N-acetyltransferase, whose product is MPFTEDLEFGHEDRKRIYEYVERHGAVEPDEIRKQLNLDPGGARHHIAILKRDGRLENRNGTLQVTIDAGAEEEYRKEDLEFHIRPARQDDLSGIVGAIRQVARERTYIVAESVADEIDHEDALLRYNEVESRMFFVATVSDEVVGWVHLHSPELDKLSHTAELTVGVLEEYRGHGIGSHLLSRGLEWASSNGYEKVYNSVPSTNKEAIAFLESHGWETEAVREDHYKLNGHYVDEVMMALKL